A single region of the Vanacampus margaritifer isolate UIUO_Vmar chromosome 13, RoL_Vmar_1.0, whole genome shotgun sequence genome encodes:
- the LOC144062348 gene encoding claudin-1 isoform X2, whose amino-acid sequence MASSALQLLGFFLSLIGATATVTATIMVEWKMHGHSHRIYEGLWMTCSVGHKTTCEFHDSLLKLSNQVQITRGILLLSLFLSAVALMVSTIGMKCTRFMEGRAAAKGAVARIGGIMFMVSGLMTFIITSLYVKKVVADFHHAHHLHTFEFGKAVFVSWSGGFLTTFGGAFLTCQKCSRSSSSRSIRSNGHLQSNKANSNYV is encoded by the exons ATGGCCAGCTCGGCGCTGCAGCTGCTCGGTTTCTTCCTGTCACTGATTGGAGCGACCGCCACGGTGACCGCCACCATCATGGTGGAGTGGAAGATGCACGGCCATTCGCATCGCATCTACGAGGGCCTGTGGATGACCTGCAGCGTCGGCCACAAGACCACCTGCGAATTTCACGACTCTCTCCTCAAACTGTCAA ATCAGGTGCAGATAACCAGAGGAATTCTGTTATTGAGCTTGTTCCTGTCAGCCGTGGCGTTGATGGTCTCCACCATCGGAATGAAGTGCACCCGCTTCATGGAAGGCAGGGCCGCGGCCAAGGGTGCCGTGGCTCGGATTGGAGGCATCATGTTCATGGTTTCAG gtttaaTGACGTTCATTATAACGTCCTTGTATGTGAAGAAGGTCGTTGCTGACTTCCATCATGCCCATCATCTCCACAC CTTTGAGTTCGGCAAGGCGGTGTTTGTGAGCTGGTCCGGCGGCTTCCTCACGACGTTCGGCGGAGCGTTCCTGACCTGTCAGAAGTGCTCGAGGTCGTCCTCGTCCAGATCGATAAGGTCCAACGGCCACCTGCAAAGTAACAAGGCCAACAGCAACTATGTTTAG
- the LOC144062348 gene encoding claudin-1 isoform X1 translates to MDYRKLHHSAREGQNSALQLLGFFLSLIGATATVTATIMVEWKMHGHSHRIYEGLWMTCSVGHKTTCEFHDSLLKLSNQVQITRGILLLSLFLSAVALMVSTIGMKCTRFMEGRAAAKGAVARIGGIMFMVSGLMTFIITSLYVKKVVADFHHAHHLHTFEFGKAVFVSWSGGFLTTFGGAFLTCQKCSRSSSSRSIRSNGHLQSNKANSNYV, encoded by the exons CTCGGCGCTGCAGCTGCTCGGTTTCTTCCTGTCACTGATTGGAGCGACCGCCACGGTGACCGCCACCATCATGGTGGAGTGGAAGATGCACGGCCATTCGCATCGCATCTACGAGGGCCTGTGGATGACCTGCAGCGTCGGCCACAAGACCACCTGCGAATTTCACGACTCTCTCCTCAAACTGTCAA ATCAGGTGCAGATAACCAGAGGAATTCTGTTATTGAGCTTGTTCCTGTCAGCCGTGGCGTTGATGGTCTCCACCATCGGAATGAAGTGCACCCGCTTCATGGAAGGCAGGGCCGCGGCCAAGGGTGCCGTGGCTCGGATTGGAGGCATCATGTTCATGGTTTCAG gtttaaTGACGTTCATTATAACGTCCTTGTATGTGAAGAAGGTCGTTGCTGACTTCCATCATGCCCATCATCTCCACAC CTTTGAGTTCGGCAAGGCGGTGTTTGTGAGCTGGTCCGGCGGCTTCCTCACGACGTTCGGCGGAGCGTTCCTGACCTGTCAGAAGTGCTCGAGGTCGTCCTCGTCCAGATCGATAAGGTCCAACGGCCACCTGCAAAGTAACAAGGCCAACAGCAACTATGTTTAG
- the LOC144062348 gene encoding claudin-1 isoform X3 has product MVEWKMHGHSHRIYEGLWMTCSVGHKTTCEFHDSLLKLSNQVQITRGILLLSLFLSAVALMVSTIGMKCTRFMEGRAAAKGAVARIGGIMFMVSGLMTFIITSLYVKKVVADFHHAHHLHTFEFGKAVFVSWSGGFLTTFGGAFLTCQKCSRSSSSRSIRSNGHLQSNKANSNYV; this is encoded by the exons ATGGTGGAGTGGAAGATGCACGGCCATTCGCATCGCATCTACGAGGGCCTGTGGATGACCTGCAGCGTCGGCCACAAGACCACCTGCGAATTTCACGACTCTCTCCTCAAACTGTCAA ATCAGGTGCAGATAACCAGAGGAATTCTGTTATTGAGCTTGTTCCTGTCAGCCGTGGCGTTGATGGTCTCCACCATCGGAATGAAGTGCACCCGCTTCATGGAAGGCAGGGCCGCGGCCAAGGGTGCCGTGGCTCGGATTGGAGGCATCATGTTCATGGTTTCAG gtttaaTGACGTTCATTATAACGTCCTTGTATGTGAAGAAGGTCGTTGCTGACTTCCATCATGCCCATCATCTCCACAC CTTTGAGTTCGGCAAGGCGGTGTTTGTGAGCTGGTCCGGCGGCTTCCTCACGACGTTCGGCGGAGCGTTCCTGACCTGTCAGAAGTGCTCGAGGTCGTCCTCGTCCAGATCGATAAGGTCCAACGGCCACCTGCAAAGTAACAAGGCCAACAGCAACTATGTTTAG